Proteins found in one Mytilus edulis chromosome 2, xbMytEdul2.2, whole genome shotgun sequence genomic segment:
- the LOC139512906 gene encoding alpha-2Db adrenergic receptor-like: MNSNLLEELNKEEAKQYIGGVVFVSLLMTLGIIGNLHVLIIYTFRMKRSNPRTFILFLTALDFITCTVGMPFVVIDLRNPLTFTLIPACKILRFVNYFVCSSSAFILLVIAIDRYRKVCFPLGKQISRNKAKYFCLVALATSMILSWPAPILYGHNSVNTTNPNITGVRCFTEDKFKNQRYQAYFNELLIIVFFGMFVILVVLYILMAKAIAQHEKFRKSFPVAGNFGKSKYKDIDIHSEPTQRRKMEPCDIMSNLESSKSWYAIKPVDSMGTSCMSISTISGNAHNGTYINGKEDSTETSLASLPKTNTTQINGQNKNHHRHHFIHFHILKRTTIMMFLITAVFLLSYLPHLSLKIIVFVKVDFLKNMNFTEKVLYNTFVWCFFINNMANCFIYGFFDVKFRNEMKMLYSSFLCKKK; this comes from the exons ATGAATAGCAACCTTTTAGAAGAACTAAACAAAGAAGAAGCAAAACAATATATTGGCGGTGTGGtatttgtttcacttttaatgaCTTTAGGAATAATTGGCAATTTACATGTCCTAATCATATACACATTTCGGATGAAGCGGTCTAATCCAAGAACGTTTATCTTATTTTTGACAGCATTAGACTTTATAACATGTACTGTAGGAATGCCGTTTGTTGTTATTGATCTAAGGAATCCACTAACATTTACGCTTATTCCCGCGTGTAAGATATTGCGGTTTGTCAACTATTTCGTCTGTTCATCGTCAGCTTTTATCTTGTTGGTTATTGCTATAGACAG GTACAGAAAAGTATGCTTTCCTCTTGGAAAGCAAATTTCGAGAAATAAAGCTAAGTATTTTTGCCTTGTTGCCTTAGCTACGTCAATGATTTTGTCGTGGCCTGCACCGATTCTGTACGGACACAATTCAGTCAATACTACTAATCCAAATATCACCGGTGTAAGATGCTTTACAGAGGACAAATTCAAGaatcaaagataccaggcgtATTTTAATGAACTCTTGATCATCGTGTTTTTCGGAATGTTTGTAATATTGgtagttttgtacattttaatggCAAAAGCAATCGCTCAGCATGAAAAATTCAGGAAATCCTTTCCAGTTGCTGGTAATTTCggaaaaagtaaatataaagatatagaTATCCACTCTGAGCCAACACAAAGAAGAAAAATGGAACCATGCGACATCATGAGCAACTTAGAGTCCTCCAAGAGCTGGTATGCTATAAAACCAGTCGATTCAATGGGAACTTCTTGTATGTCAATATCCACCATCAGCGGCAATGCCCATAATGGCACTTATATAAACGGAAAGGAGGATTCAACTGAAACATCCTTGGCAAGTTTGCCAAAAACCAATACCACACAAATTAACGGACAAAACAAGAACCACCATAGACATCATTTTATACATTTCCATATACTGAAGAGAACAACAATAATGATGTTTTTAATCACAGCTGTATTTTTACTAAGTTATTTGCCGCATCTTAGtttgaaaattattgttttcGTTAAGgtagattttttgaaaaatatgaattttactgAGAAAGTTTTGTATAACACTTTTGTATGgtgtttttttataaacaacatggctaattgttttatatatggGTTTTTTGACGTAAAATTccgaaatgaaatgaaaatgttaTACAGCAGTTTCTTATGTAAGAAGAAATGA